In the Campylobacter lari genome, TTGCTATCAAAGGATTAATATGGCCAGGACGCACAAAATCACTTGCCTTTGCATTATCATCAGCAAAAATTTGTATAGTCATATCTCTTTCGTAAGCACTTACTCCTGTTGTTGCATTTTTTGCATCAACGGTTATGGTAAAAGCTGTTTCGTGATTTGATGTATTTTTAGGTACCATTAAAGGTAGTTCAAATTTTTTAGCTAAGTTCTCACTCAATGCTACACACACCACACCTCTTGCGTGAGTAATGGTAAAATTTATTTTTTCTTGTGAGCTAAATTGCGCAGGGAAAATTAAATCTCCTTCATTTTCTCTATCTTCTGCATCTACCATTACTAACATCTTGCCATCTTGAAGTTCTTTTATAGCTTGTTCTATGCTTATATATCCCATAAAATTATTCCTTGATAATATTTTTAAAAATATTATAGCATTTTTCTTGACATTATGTAAAAAATAATATATAATACCACTTTTAATTTAAAAATTACTTCATTTATTGGGGTATCGCCAAGCGGTAAGGCAACAGGTTTTGGTCCTGTCATTCAGGGGTTCGAATCCCTTTACCCCATCCACTTCATATGATGCCGCGAAGTAGAGCAGTGGTTAGCTCGTCGGGCTCATAACCCGAAGGTCGGGAGTTCAAATCTCCCCTTCGCAACCAATTCCCTATAAAATTTTTCAAAGAATTTAAATTAATTATAGAGTAAATAAAAAACTGTTAATCTTACTTTTAATGATTTTCATTAGTCTCTTGAGTATTGTTAATACCCTAATTAAACATATAAGAAATTTGAAATTATGTGCTTTTTGGCTTTAATATAAAACATATAAAAATAATCAAAATAGAATATAATTTAAAAAAAAGTTTTAACCAAAATAAAAATACGAGATTAAATAAAATGGTGGATTTAGCAGGACTCGAACCTGCGACCAACCGGTTATGAGCCGGTTGCTCTAACCAACTGAGCTATAAATCCGCCAGAAGTTAAAATAAAAATGTTATTATATCTTTATTTCCTTAATTTAAATTTAGAATTTTATTTTTACCGCTTTTTCTATTGCTAAATATCTAAAAGTTATTAAATTTTGTAAAATTCCAAAGAAAATCATAAAGGTAGCAAAAGAACTTCCACCATGACTAAAAAATGGCATAGGTATACCAACAACAGGAGCAAAACCTATGGTCATTGATATGTTTACTGCTACATATATGAAAATAAATAAAGCAATGCAATTTGTCACTACTCTTGTAAAATAATCATCTTTGAGCTTATAATTTAAACTCAACAAATGAAAAATGAGTAAGGTATAAAGTAGTATGATTATAACTGCACCGATAAAACCAAATCTTTCAGACAAATATGCAAAGATAAAATCACTCGTAGAAATAGGTAAAAATTTAAAATGTGTTTGTGTGGCTTCATCAGCCTTTTTTCCGCTCAAACCACCGCTTCCTATTGCAATGATGGATTGTTTTACATGGTAACTTGGCTCTTCAGCTAAGAAATCATGAATTCTTTGTTTTTGATAAGGTTTTAAAAAATCACTATAAATAATAGGTGAAGCTATAGCTATAGCTAAAACAATACTAAGCCAAATTTTATAATTTACTCCTATAATAAAAAGTGTTCCAAAGCCCACTATTAAAAGTACTAAAGCTGTTCCTAAATCAGGTTCTCCTGCTATAAGTAAAAATGGGAGTAAGATATAAAAACTTAGCTTTAAAAATTGTTTTAAACCATAGCCATTATGAGGTGGTGGGTTTTGATAAATCAAATAAGCTAACATTAAAATAAAAGAAGGCTTAAAAATTTCAGAAGGCTGTATGGTAAAATGCGTAAAAGGTATCTCAAGCCATCTTCTAGCACCAAGTTTTTCAACACCAAAAATATCCACACTCAAAAGTAAAGCTATATTAATCCAATATAACACGGGTATAAGCCACATTAATCTTCTTAAAGGTAAAAAGAAAAAAAATGCAAATCCTGCAAAACCCACTAAAGTATAGATAAATTGCTTTTCAGCTAAGCGTGTGTTTGCTTCATAAATTAAAAGAAAAGATATAGCTACGATAGGTAACACTAAAAGAGGTTGAACAAAATCAAAATGCGTTAGAATTCTTCTATCAAGTTTTATCAAAGCTAACCTTTTTTACAAAATATTGTGTAATTATATGCTAAAATTGCAAATTTTATCACAAGGAAATATAATATGCTAAAAATTTCATCGCTTTGTGAAGAAAGATTGGATATTTTTTTATCAGATATACTTAAACAAAGTCGTTCGCAAGTTACTAAACTTATCAAAGAAAACTGCATATATATTAATGAAAAATTAGAAAATAAAAGTTCTAAAAAAATAAAACAAAAAGATGAAATAAGCATTTTTTTACCTTTAGCAAAAGAAGCCAAAGAAAGTTACATGCCTGAGTTTGACATAGAAATTTTATATGAAGATGATGATGTTTTAGTTTTAAACAAAGCTCCTAATGTTGTCGTGCATGGTGCAAGTAGTGTTAAAGAAGCGACTTTGGTGGATTGGCTTTTGCATAAGGGTTATGCTTTATCAAATTTAAATGGAGAGCATAGAGCAGGGCTTGTGCATAGACTTGATAAAGGCACAAGCGGAGCTATCATCATAGCTAAAAACAATCAAGCACATCAATTTTTAGCAAATCAGCTTTTAGATAAAAGTATGGGTAGGTTTTACCTTGCTTTGAGTGAATTGCCTTTGAAAAATGATAAAATGAGTAATGAAAAAGCTATTATGCGTTGTCCTAATAATAGGCTTAAAAAAATTACTACAAATACCAAAAATCCTTTAGCAAAAAATGCAAAAACAGATTTTATAAATTTATTAAGTGCTAAAAAATGCTCCTTAATAGCTGCTAAGTTATACACAGGAAGAACCCATCAAATCAGGGTGCATTTGGCAGATTTTAATCGCTATATTTTAGGAGATGAATTATACGGATATAAAGGAAAAATAAAGTATAATAGAGTAATGCTTCATGCGTATTTGATTTATTTTATTCATCCTAGGACTAAAGAGTTAATGTTTATAAAAGCTCCTATGTTTGATGATTTTTATCAAATTTTAAAAGAAAATTTTACACAAGGAGAGATAGATGAAAAAACTTCACTGGATTATCTTAAGTTCTGCTTTGGCTTTTAGTGCTTGTAGTACAACTATGAGTTCGCCTCAAATTGCTCAAGTAAATGATACTTTACCAAAAATTTCAAATATTAAAAGTATAAGTGATATTACAAGTATAGCTTTTGAATGGGAACCATTGTATGATCAAAATATAGCAGGCTATTATATTTATAGGGCAAATGCAGCTGGTGCACCTATGGAGCTTATAGCAAAAATTAAAAATAAATTTCAAACTCATTATACTGATACAAATTTAGAGCCAAATACAAGGTATTATTATTCTATGAAAACTTTTAATGAGCTTGGACAAGTTTCTCAAGATGGCGTGAGTATAGAAGCTTTTACAAATAGAGTGATTGATCCAGTGCCTTTTGTACAAGCTATTGTGGGTTTGCCAAATCGTGTAAAAATAGTTTGGAGACCACACCCTGATGTAAGAGTAAATTCATATATCATTGAGCGTGCAAATATGAAAGATATGAAATTTAAAGAATTAACTAGGGTTAAAAATCGCTTAAGCGCTGAATACATAGATGATTCATTAAAGCCTGATGAGAGTTTTCAATATAGAATCATAGCTTTAACTTATGATGGTATTAAAAGTACTCCAAGTAAGATAGTCGAATCAACTACCAAAGCCCTTCCTCCTATGGTAAGTAATTTACAAGCAAGTAAAGATGCACCAAGAAAAATCATTTTAACTTGGGATAAAATTGATTATGCTGATTTTGCTTATTATAAAATTTATTCAAGTTCAACTACCTTTTTACCTTTTAGTATAGTAGCTAAAACTTCTGAAAATACTTATGAAGATGTAGTTAAAGGTGTGGCTGAAAAAAGATATTATAAAGTGAGTATGGTGGATAAAGATGGCTTGGAAAGTCCTATAGCAAGTGAGCCTGTAGAAGGTATTACCTTAGGGGCGCCATTAGCACCAAGTATTATTTTATGTGCAGTTGAAGATGATGGTATTAGAGTTGAATGGGTTGATAATGATGATAGAGCTAAAGAGTATATAGTTAAAAGAAGTGGTGGTGGAAGCAATGCTGTGTTTAAAGAGATTAAATCTAAACAATTAAAAGATATTACTGCGGCTCCTGGAAAAGTGTATAGTTATGAAGTTATAGCTATTGATGCAAATGGTATAGAATCAAAAGCTTCTGATAAATTTACAGCGGTGAAATAATGCCAAATTTTAAGTGTAAAATTTTAAAAGAAATTC is a window encoding:
- a CDS encoding fibronectin type III domain-containing protein, with amino-acid sequence MKKLHWIILSSALAFSACSTTMSSPQIAQVNDTLPKISNIKSISDITSIAFEWEPLYDQNIAGYYIYRANAAGAPMELIAKIKNKFQTHYTDTNLEPNTRYYYSMKTFNELGQVSQDGVSIEAFTNRVIDPVPFVQAIVGLPNRVKIVWRPHPDVRVNSYIIERANMKDMKFKELTRVKNRLSAEYIDDSLKPDESFQYRIIALTYDGIKSTPSKIVESTTKALPPMVSNLQASKDAPRKIILTWDKIDYADFAYYKIYSSSTTFLPFSIVAKTSENTYEDVVKGVAEKRYYKVSMVDKDGLESPIASEPVEGITLGAPLAPSIILCAVEDDGIRVEWVDNDDRAKEYIVKRSGGGSNAVFKEIKSKQLKDITAAPGKVYSYEVIAIDANGIESKASDKFTAVK
- a CDS encoding FtsW/RodA/SpoVE family cell cycle protein, whose translation is MIKLDRRILTHFDFVQPLLVLPIVAISFLLIYEANTRLAEKQFIYTLVGFAGFAFFFFLPLRRLMWLIPVLYWINIALLLSVDIFGVEKLGARRWLEIPFTHFTIQPSEIFKPSFILMLAYLIYQNPPPHNGYGLKQFLKLSFYILLPFLLIAGEPDLGTALVLLIVGFGTLFIIGVNYKIWLSIVLAIAIASPIIYSDFLKPYQKQRIHDFLAEEPSYHVKQSIIAIGSGGLSGKKADEATQTHFKFLPISTSDFIFAYLSERFGFIGAVIIILLYTLLIFHLLSLNYKLKDDYFTRVVTNCIALFIFIYVAVNISMTIGFAPVVGIPMPFFSHGGSSFATFMIFFGILQNLITFRYLAIEKAVKIKF
- a CDS encoding RluA family pseudouridine synthase produces the protein MLKISSLCEERLDIFLSDILKQSRSQVTKLIKENCIYINEKLENKSSKKIKQKDEISIFLPLAKEAKESYMPEFDIEILYEDDDVLVLNKAPNVVVHGASSVKEATLVDWLLHKGYALSNLNGEHRAGLVHRLDKGTSGAIIIAKNNQAHQFLANQLLDKSMGRFYLALSELPLKNDKMSNEKAIMRCPNNRLKKITTNTKNPLAKNAKTDFINLLSAKKCSLIAAKLYTGRTHQIRVHLADFNRYILGDELYGYKGKIKYNRVMLHAYLIYFIHPRTKELMFIKAPMFDDFYQILKENFTQGEIDEKTSLDYLKFCFGF